One stretch of uncultured Fibrobacter sp. DNA includes these proteins:
- a CDS encoding ribonuclease D, whose product MLQNEKYILVDNEESLAKLLEDLDLYDMAAVDTEADSMHHYLARLCLIQITIGDHYYIVDPLCGIDLAPLFKARAMQTLIFHGADYDLRLLWQTYQFSPKNIFDTMLAAKLLGEQRLGLADLVREYFGDELKKENQRADWTIRPLPLEMCEYAIHDTFYLHELCAILVEKLQAVNRMSWLTEQCNALIEHSRHPAPPKKDPWRITGSSIYNPCALNILKHLWEWREKEAESMDRPPYKVMPAELMLAIVRHVQATFPTIDENRLPKLPRNFKGERYDSFVNMLRDACATPEEDWPAKLPKAPPPPVVPNADLLLSLKMWRDEKAENLKIDPSMVANKSQLIWLAAPGTMPWVDRYDEAHLMQWQRRIWNEILQDKLPTAARAIRS is encoded by the coding sequence ATGTTGCAGAACGAAAAATACATCCTGGTAGACAACGAAGAATCCCTCGCCAAGCTCCTCGAAGACCTCGACTTGTACGATATGGCCGCCGTCGACACGGAGGCCGATTCCATGCACCATTATCTCGCTCGTCTCTGCCTCATCCAGATTACTATCGGCGACCATTACTATATCGTCGACCCGCTCTGCGGCATCGACCTCGCCCCGCTATTCAAGGCCCGCGCCATGCAGACGCTCATTTTCCACGGTGCGGACTACGACTTGCGACTTTTGTGGCAGACTTACCAGTTTAGCCCGAAAAATATCTTTGACACGATGCTCGCGGCAAAATTGCTCGGCGAGCAGCGCCTCGGATTGGCCGATCTCGTTCGCGAATATTTCGGCGACGAGCTCAAAAAAGAGAACCAGCGCGCCGACTGGACTATCCGCCCGCTCCCGCTGGAGATGTGCGAATACGCCATCCACGACACATTCTACCTGCATGAACTTTGCGCCATCCTGGTCGAAAAGTTGCAAGCGGTAAACCGCATGAGCTGGCTTACCGAGCAGTGCAACGCCCTGATAGAACATTCCAGGCACCCGGCACCGCCGAAAAAAGACCCCTGGCGCATCACCGGTTCCAGCATTTACAACCCTTGTGCACTCAACATTCTCAAGCACTTGTGGGAATGGCGCGAAAAAGAAGCCGAGTCAATGGACCGCCCGCCGTACAAAGTCATGCCCGCGGAACTCATGCTCGCCATTGTACGCCATGTGCAAGCGACGTTCCCGACAATCGACGAAAACCGGTTGCCCAAACTGCCCAGGAACTTCAAAGGCGAACGTTACGATTCGTTCGTGAACATGCTCCGGGACGCTTGCGCAACCCCCGAAGAGGACTGGCCCGCCAAGTTGCCCAAGGCCCCGCCTCCACCGGTAGTGCCAAATGCCGACCTGCTTCTCTCTCTCAAGATGTGGCGCGACGAAAAAGCCGAAAATCTCAAAATTGATCCGTCGATGGTCGCAAACAAGTCCCAGCTCATCTGGCTTGCCGCACCGGGAACGATGCCCTGGGTCGACCGTTACGACGAAGCGCACCTGATGCAGTGGCAACGCAGAATCTGGAACGAGATTCTGCAAGACAAGCTACCGACCGCAGCACGCGCCATCAGGAGCTAA
- the rsmA gene encoding 16S rRNA (adenine(1518)-N(6)/adenine(1519)-N(6))-dimethyltransferase RsmA, with the protein MDRARRRKFGQNFLDVPTAKLIAGDLPATANEAVLEIGPGHGALTEHLLDRAVELTAVEIDEQCVEFLEQKFQGRDNFHIVNIDFLKFDLQAFLDTHEKPWVTGNLPYNVSTAIIAGLMPRLHLTKGFMGMVQLEVAERICATPCSSNYGSLSVLVSAYADTQILRKIGPEHFTPRPNVDSATMLLTPKASPLEAPDGFFDFVRAAFTQKRKTLANSFGRAYDKKKIQEAIELLDYPTTVRAEELSPAQFLEFYNVIKK; encoded by the coding sequence ATGGATAGAGCACGCCGCCGAAAATTCGGACAGAACTTCTTGGATGTCCCTACCGCGAAACTGATTGCGGGAGACCTCCCAGCAACAGCAAACGAGGCCGTACTGGAAATCGGCCCTGGCCACGGCGCGCTCACGGAGCACCTGCTGGACCGCGCCGTGGAACTCACTGCCGTCGAAATCGACGAGCAGTGCGTTGAATTTTTGGAACAAAAATTCCAGGGCCGCGACAACTTCCATATCGTCAATATTGACTTCCTGAAATTCGACTTGCAGGCATTCCTCGACACCCACGAAAAGCCCTGGGTCACCGGAAACCTCCCCTACAACGTGTCCACGGCCATCATTGCCGGGCTCATGCCGCGACTGCACCTCACGAAGGGATTCATGGGCATGGTCCAGCTCGAAGTCGCCGAGCGCATCTGCGCCACCCCGTGCAGCAGCAACTACGGGAGTTTGTCCGTACTCGTCTCCGCCTACGCCGACACGCAGATTTTAAGAAAGATCGGGCCTGAACATTTTACGCCACGTCCCAACGTCGACAGCGCCACGATGCTCCTCACGCCCAAGGCAAGCCCGCTCGAGGCTCCCGACGGATTCTTCGATTTTGTCCGCGCCGCATTCACGCAAAAGCGCAAAACGCTCGCGAACTCCTTCGGCCGCGCCTACGACAAAAAGAAAATCCAGGAGGCCATTGAACTCCTGGACTACCCCACCACCGTCCGCGCCGAAGAACTTTCCCCGGCACAGTTCCTGGAATTCTACAACGTCATAAAAAAATGA
- a CDS encoding (deoxy)nucleoside triphosphate pyrophosphohydrolase → MKRIEVVAGIICDGVPRAPDAKYFATQRGYGDFKDFWEFPGGKMEPGETPEQALVRELNEELAVDVSVGEFICTVEHDYPAFHLTMHCFFCSIDSGHLTLLEHEAAKWVDASEMQNLDWLPADVQVVSALLG, encoded by the coding sequence ATGAAACGAATTGAAGTTGTGGCGGGAATCATTTGCGATGGTGTTCCGCGGGCACCGGATGCCAAGTACTTTGCGACTCAACGGGGCTACGGGGATTTCAAGGACTTCTGGGAATTCCCGGGAGGCAAGATGGAACCGGGGGAAACCCCGGAACAGGCGCTGGTTCGTGAACTTAATGAAGAATTGGCTGTCGATGTATCTGTCGGTGAATTTATCTGTACCGTCGAACATGACTATCCTGCATTCCATCTGACCATGCACTGTTTTTTCTGCTCCATAGATAGTGGCCACCTCACGCTGCTGGAACACGAGGCCGCCAAGTGGGTCGATGCCTCGGAAATGCAGAATCTGGACTGGCTCCCGGCCGACGTCCAGGTTGTTTCGGCATTGCTTGGTTAA
- the trpS gene encoding tryptophan--tRNA ligase, producing the protein MKKISLTGIKPTGTPHLGNYLGAIRPALELSKTYDTVYFIADYHALTTVQNGAEMRANIYKIAATWLALGLNPEEGLFYKQSDIPEIFELSWALSCFTPKGFMNRAHAYKDKVAKNEAAGEDPDANVNMGLYCYPCLMDADILMFSADIVPVGKDQKQHVEFARDIAIKFNKHFGQDVFTIPEPVFQETTGIIPGLDGRKMSKSYDNVIDIFLESKALKKKIGKIVTNSQGIEEPKDPDTCNVFKLYKLFATPEQTEALAARYRAGGMGWGHAKQELQNVLEEHLGAAREKYFYLLDHTEEIDKILAYGKEKARVKSKAMMEKVRSLLGTY; encoded by the coding sequence ATGAAAAAGATATCCCTTACGGGCATCAAGCCCACCGGCACTCCTCACCTGGGTAACTACCTCGGTGCAATCCGCCCCGCTCTTGAACTTTCGAAGACCTACGACACGGTCTACTTTATCGCCGACTACCACGCCCTCACCACCGTGCAGAACGGTGCCGAGATGCGTGCGAACATCTACAAGATTGCGGCGACCTGGCTTGCTCTCGGCTTGAACCCCGAAGAAGGCCTGTTCTACAAGCAGAGCGACATTCCCGAAATCTTCGAACTCAGCTGGGCTCTCAGCTGCTTTACGCCGAAGGGATTCATGAACCGCGCCCACGCCTACAAGGACAAGGTCGCGAAGAACGAAGCTGCCGGCGAAGACCCGGACGCCAACGTGAACATGGGCCTCTACTGCTACCCGTGCCTGATGGACGCCGACATTCTCATGTTCAGCGCCGACATCGTGCCTGTGGGCAAGGACCAGAAGCAGCATGTGGAATTCGCCCGTGACATCGCAATCAAGTTCAACAAGCATTTTGGGCAGGACGTGTTCACTATCCCGGAACCGGTGTTCCAGGAAACGACGGGTATCATCCCTGGTCTCGATGGCCGCAAGATGAGCAAGTCCTATGATAACGTGATTGATATCTTCCTTGAGAGCAAGGCTTTGAAGAAGAAAATCGGCAAGATTGTCACGAACTCCCAGGGCATTGAAGAACCCAAGGATCCCGATACTTGCAACGTGTTCAAGCTGTACAAGCTTTTTGCGACTCCGGAACAGACCGAGGCGCTTGCTGCACGCTACCGCGCAGGCGGTATGGGCTGGGGCCATGCCAAGCAGGAACTCCAGAACGTTCTCGAAGAACACCTGGGTGCCGCCCGCGAAAAGTACTTCTACTTGCTCGACCACACCGAGGAAATCGACAAGATTCTCGCATACGGCAAGGAGAAGGCCCGCGTCAAATCCAAGGCCATGATGGAAAAAGTGCGTTCCCTGCTCGGGACGTACTAG